The stretch of DNA CATCGCTTTGCTCCGGCTTCATCAGGGTTCTGAGTTTCACTTCATCATAAAAACTGCGAGCCTTATGGTTTTCTGTTAATTATACTCTGAAAgtaaggtttttaaaaaatacaaaacaacttCCACTTTATAATAGTTGCATGTCGGGGTGtgcatttatcgtatcgtttatcatgataaatttccTAATttgatttatcaaaaataaattccaattaatgatgtttaaaataaaacctttaaagtgTCCATATTGTTGGGATTATTAGTTtgactattttctccactgtgtGTTCAATAAAAGTGTTAGCATTTTGTTCcccattttaaacaattttcttgtttccACAGGGGAGAAATCCTACGACTGCGATAAATGTGAAAAGACATTCACTCAAAAGAAACAACTGAAAAGCCACTACAGAGTTCACACAGGTAAGAAACCCCCCACTGAGCGCGCGCATGCTTAGTGTCATTGCTTTTCACATGACCTTATATTTCCCCTTTATTTTTGGTCTGAAGGCAAATCATTACCAGAATGTGATCTGTGTCAACACAAGTTTATGGATGCAGCTCAGCTGAAGAAGCACATTAGAACTCACACAggtaaaaggagaaaaaaaagagaagaaaatctcCAAGCGATTTCTTCATCTTTCTGTCCAGAAACCAAGTGATGTTTTCACAGCGTGCGGAAACTTTGTTTTccacaggtgagaaacctttcACTTGTGAAATCTGTGGCAAATGTTTCACAGCCAAGAGCACGCTGCAGACACACATCAGGATTCACAGGTGAGGGATAGAAGCTGTTCCTGATTTATCGACGGTTTAGATACACAGATATCCAACGATTACACTCTCCAGTTATATTGACGCAGACTGTGACAACTTACCCACTGGGCTCCGTTTACCCCGACTGTTCAGCTCCATTGTTCTGTTCATCTGCTATCTCTATGGTTTAGTGTAGAAATGACGTAAAAAGGGTTTTTATATCAGGATAGGAGAGTGTTAAAAATCTGTTATAAgacatgactttttatttgtcGTTATGTTTCTAGAACATAACAAAATTGCAGTGGTACCCTCAgttataaatagataaataaaataataaatcatataAACATCTGCTTCTAAAGTCTCAATCATTCCCACCCTGATGAGgtaacaactaaaataaaataaaaaaagtaacactttattatttgaggtggtgtgcataagactgatgtgacacagtcataaacatgaaggaggcTTCATGAATGTTCAtgtctgttgtcatgaagtgtcattcggtaaataatgacacttttaatgcaaagttgacacttttaatgcaacctTTAATGAgactgcattaaaagtgtcattatttaccagaTCACCTTTCATGACAACAgacataaacattcatgaagacttttttatgttcatgacagtgtcatgtcaccccttcaaataaagtgttgccaAAACACCTAATTAATAGTTCTTATCTTCACTTTTATCGTTATCAGAGTAGTACCGTAAAATATTGTGGTCAAACTTTCAGTTCATATTACCTACCCCTAATATTACACCAGCTGTAATATTGGCATAAACAATCAATGCTTCATGTTAATTGATTAAAGCCTTTCTGTTACGTTCCTGTTCAGAGGTGAGAAGCCATATAAATGTAGCATCTGTGAGAAGTCTTTCTCAGACCCCAGCGCGAGGCGACGCCACATCGCCTCCCACTCTGGGAAGAAACCCTTCACCTGCTCCGTCTGTGGCCTTTCCTTTACCCGGCCGGACAACCTGAAAACGCACACAAAGTCTCACAACAAGGAGAGACCCGCCGCCACGGCGACCGAGGCCGCGCCGCCGGAGGAGCCGCGCAGCGTCCTCCATCTGCAGCCGTACCAGCCGGCGCTCAGCTCTGAGCAGGAGATCCAGCTGGTGGTGGCTGGTGGGGTGAACAACATCAACTTCATTCCAGGTCAGGATCAGGAGATCAACCTGGTCGCCGCCGACGGAGAAATGGCGCATTCGACCCACTCCAAGGTCACCCTCCTCGCCCAGCCAGCGGGGCAGATCCAGAACCTGGCGCTGGTCGCTCAGGGAGATGCCGCGGCCCACGCCCCGCAGGCTCACTCCATCGGCATGTTGGAGAGCCACCAGCCGAAGCAGATGCACGTCATCACCCTGAGTAAAGAAGCCATTGACCAGCTGCAGGCCCACCACGGCCCGCCGCATCCTCTGCAGGTAGCGCGCCCTCTCCAGGTGAtgcagcagccgcagcagctGGCTGTGGCGCCGGAGAGCTCGCAGGTTCACAGCCAGGCCATCCACATCAACAGCCAGGTCAGCCAGCCGATCTCCATCAGCCAGACCAGCGAGCAGATCTCCAGCCACCACATCCAGGGGCAGACGTTCCAGATCCAGGCGGGAACCGTGTCGTACCTGTACACCACCGGCCTTCCCCAGGACGGCTCAGAGGAATGCATTCTGCAAACTAAGATGTGACGGTGCTAACACCAAACCTATGCTGCTGTCGTGTTTGTCGTTATGGATGGAGACGGATCAGAAAGTTGGCCAGTACtcggaacaaaaacaaattggaGGATTTtaagcataaaacaaaacattttacctgTTTAGCtcattgataataataatgggGAGACCTTCTTACACTAAAAGAATGGAGACACCTAACCCTAATTAATGAGCAGATTACCACAGGTCATCCCAGCacccttaaaaagtcttacattgATGTATCTAAAATGAAGGGCTCAAAAATTTcttaaatttattgaaaaacaataaactgtgATGAAATACACTGTTTAACCTCTTAAATTTTATGGTGGCAGAACAATTTATCTCATATATATACCgtggagtttatttttttctgccaggACTTTATTGTTGCATAAAGATGAGTCTTGTAGACATTTCATTGCATGTCTTCTGTGACTCAggctagctgctaatatatgctagctgctaatatagCTACTAcgttgctagctagctagctgtaGTATTAGTACAGGATCCCCATTGTCAAGAGATTGCTAGGTAGCTACCAGTTCCTAGCTAGTGAGCAAGGATGAAGCTATCTAGGTTTTTAACATCCATCATGGGGAAGTGCTGGACGATGTTCATCTTAGCCATTGACTCACTTCTGTTCCTAACcgatattgtttatttatttgtgcttttattttgtacatttctgttttgaatcaAGTCTTTATTCCATTCAtaatggtttttaaaatgtctttaaaagtcttaaatgtgAGTTGGTGAAGCCTGCAGAAACCATGTATAAGCTTTGTATCATTTGACCTACTTCCCCGACAGTCACATTTTGgatagaaaatgaaatgatcaatTTGGCTAATGATCCTAagtactttcctttttttctttcaagttGTGATTatgcagatgttttaaaagataAAGGGATCCATTTTGTTCTCATTTGGATATACTGTCAAGGGCTTGTTCCTGGTTTGCTCATTATATGCAGACGCTGTCATTTTC from Xiphophorus hellerii strain 12219 chromosome 19, Xiphophorus_hellerii-4.1, whole genome shotgun sequence encodes:
- the zbtb24 gene encoding zinc finger and BTB domain-containing protein 24 codes for the protein MSLKGTAPSSSIIPLRSDEHQQSILSKFDKLRKKDLLCDITLVVEDVHFKAHKALLAASSEYFSLMFTTEQPVPPSTYRLDNMAAKTFGAVLEFIYSAQVCVEESSMEELLATAQRVKVSELVHVLAELTDSTGMRDEKTSDRTEAADLSKRKRGRPKKNARVLRDGSDDVQATEGDPAEDHNTGSGQRRQSKRKIRTPVKYKGYRISGDGAGSKEPGRRGYKRKYPNTEARCDDCGKVFKHHLFLKIHQRTHTGEKPFHCSVCGRSFTQKHTLLAHQRVHTGEKPFVCGICSKPLSTKHSLQEHMNLHEGEKSYDCDKCEKTFTQKKQLKSHYRVHTGKSLPECDLCQHKFMDAAQLKKHIRTHTGEKPFTCEICGKCFTAKSTLQTHIRIHRGEKPYKCSICEKSFSDPSARRRHIASHSGKKPFTCSVCGLSFTRPDNLKTHTKSHNKERPAATATEAAPPEEPRSVLHLQPYQPALSSEQEIQLVVAGGVNNINFIPGQDQEINLVAADGEMAHSTHSKVTLLAQPAGQIQNLALVAQGDAAAHAPQAHSIGMLESHQPKQMHVITLSKEAIDQLQAHHGPPHPLQVARPLQVMQQPQQLAVAPESSQVHSQAIHINSQVSQPISISQTSEQISSHHIQGQTFQIQAGTVSYLYTTGLPQDGSEECILQTKM